The window TGACGCTTGCACAGTCGTTATAGATTTTATTTCAGATAAATATCAGGGTCAAATTGAAGGATTAACATGAATTGAACCTGAGAACTGGTAATATAAATTTTATCGAACATTTGACCTACAATATAATGGTTTAACGAACTAAATTTATATTGTAATTACAAAAATATTCCAAATACCATTAATTTTCAACTATTTAATTTATGATATTCCAATAATTCTATTCTTATATTTTTTTATTTAGTCTTAAATAATATTAAATATTAACACATGACAATTCAATGCAATACGGTTCAATTAAAAGAGCTGCCTCTTTAAGAATATCCCGATCAATATTTCTTTTGGAATTCAAAATAAACTGAGGTATAGTAGAAGGGAATAAAACATTGTAATGCTGCGGTATTTGTTCAATTTTAAAATTACGGTTTATGAGTGTAACAATAGAATTAATCCATACGCCACCCATATCCATGCCATTATCTTCCAAAAACTTCCTTAAAGACATTGAATTAGACATCACCTGTTTTCCAGGCTGTCCCATTGCTTTTTTAACTCTGTTGCCATTTTTGTAGAAGAATTCATTACCTTTAACTAAGAAGAACCCTTCATAATTTTTAGTTTCAATTACATATATCCCTGTAGGTCCCACTACTACATGATCTAGATTTCCATAACTTCCAGGGAACTTAACATCATTAAAAACAAAATAATCTTCAGGTAACTGGTTTAAATATTCTGCTACGATAAATTCTCCTTTTATTCCCTTATTCCAGCTTTTACCACTATTATATCCATAATAAATCAATCCTGTACCAATAATCAAAATCAATAATGATAAAAAAGTAACTATAAACCCAAATAATCCAATTAAGCAAAAAATAGCCCCTATGATTAATATAAAATTATATTTTGAGCTCTTTTTTTCAGCATATCCTTTACCGACAGCTATTTTTTCCCTTTGAGTTTCATTCTTTTTGTTATAATAGTCATCAAAGCTACTGTAAAATTTTAATTTATTACCGCAGTTTTCACAAGTATCCAAATCATTAAAATCTTCATCCGCTTCATAGTAAATATCGCAGTTATCACAGATCAAGTATCCCATCATAATCCCCTTTAATTAAGTATTTGTTAATATATTATAATATTATTTATTATTTTTGGAATATAAAAAAAGTTATTTAACTAAACTACAAATTAACCATTTTAAATAATTAATTATTATTTTAAAAAACCTATAAACTTCTATATATTTAAAAAATACATATACATAAACTTGTATACTTTTAACCATTATAAAAACTTAAATAATTGATAAATAAAGATTAAAAAAGTTAAACAGCTGTTAACTCATTCTTTTAGACAAAAATTAGATAGTAAAATTTATTTTAAACCAAAGGACAAATACTTTTGAATTGTAGTTGTTTCTTCAGAAAAGGAGTTTATTTCGATAATTCTAAAGCTATATATAAGTTTCAGTGGTAAAAAACTTATTTAAAACAAAATTTCAATTTTATACTCCCAAATTCACCTTAAAAAAATGTGAAGTATAAAATTCATTAAAAAATCCAAATTTTACCCTCCAAGGTTTAGATATCTTAAACAGATTCAAGAGCATCTTCGCAGCCTATTTTTTCTTCTTCCATTTCATCGCTCATGTATATATCTTTTAGGAAGAAACATAGCAGTAATCCCATTATGTTCAGTACTGCAGCTATCACAAATACATTGTGAACAGCTGTGGCGAGTAAGGATGATGAAACATGTACTGTGGTATTCTGTAAGTTGAGATTCAAAGTCATGTTTACAACGGTCCCTAAAACAGCTAAACCAATTACACTTCCAAGCTGTTCGATATACATCGATGATGAGGTTACAGCGCCTAAATCTCGTTTTGCAACTGCATTTTGAGCTGCAATAATGAACAGCGGCATTGCTAAACCTGCACTTATCCCTGCGATAATTTCATAAATGATTATTTCCAGGTTAGAAGTGTTTTGAGTCATTGTTGAAAGTAAAAACATGCCTACAGCGCTTATGGCAAAAGATATGAGGGCTAGTTTTTTATAGGTGCCTGTTTTTGAGATTATTTGACCTGATAAAATTGCAGCTATGATCATTGTAAACATCAATGGAGTTAGATATGCCCCTGAAGATGAAGGACTTAGACCCTGGACTGATTGTAAGAAAAGTAGAATGTAAACCGTACTCGCTAATGTTGTAGCACCTGACAAAAACACTGAAACACTTGAAATAGTAAATACAGAGTTTTTGAATAGATATAATGGCAGTACAGGTTCTTTAGCTTTTCTTTCAGCATATATAAATCCAGAAAACATAATTACTGCAAATATCCATAATAAATCCAGTAGTGCCTGCGAGATAACAGTATTTAGCTGGCTAAAAGTTAAAGCCGCTAAAAATGATGTTATAGTGCCTGTAAAAGTTATAATACCCAGATAATCCATTACTTTTTCTTTTACAATTGCTCTAAATTCTGGAAGATATGGAATAATTAAACTTAATGCTATGATTCCTATTGGAACATTTACAAAGAATATCCACTGCCATCCAAGTGAATCTGTTATAAAACCTCCCATTGTAGGACCTACTACAGTTGAAATACCGCCTGCAATACCGAATAATCCCATATATTTTCCTCTTTGTCTTGGTGGGACCATCTCAGCGATGATTTTTTTTTGGCACGGTCACAATTACACCTGCACCCAATCCCTGCAGTGCTCTAAATAGTATTAGTTCTGTCATATTTTGTGAAAACCCGCAAAGAACTGAACCAAATATAAAGACAAGTAATGCACCTGTCAATATTTTTTTACTTCCATAGAAATCAGACAGCTTACCGGAAAGCATGGCGGAAATTATTACAGCCGTAAGGTAAATGGTAACTGGCCAAACATAGTACTGCAGACCACCTAAACTTGCAATAATTTGAGGCATAGCAGTAGTAGTAATGGTACTGTCTAATGAAACAATTAAGAGACTAATCATGAGTCCCGAAAAAATCAATTTAAAATGTTTTAAAACATTATCCTCTGTGTTCATATGTTAATTCCCCTTAATTTTGATTAAATTTGAATATTAATTTAGATTTTTGCTTAAAAAAACTGATAATTAACTGATTTTTAGGATCTCTGTTAATTCAATCTGACTATCTACATTTCCAGTTTCATTTATCATGTTTATTGTTTTAGTCCTAATTTGAAATTTAAAGAGAGCTGTCGCTAACATGGCTCTAAAAATTAAAAATGAGGTAGTAAATTCGCTTTTCAAGCGTTTTTTATCGATAATTTTATTATTTAAGTGATTCTTTTATTTTTTTAAGTCTTTCAATGAGTAATTCAATTGATTCTTCGTGAGGTGCAATTTCCTCTTTATCAAGTTCTTCCATGTAAGATGCATGCCAGTTCATTGCTTCTAAGGAATTTTCTACAGAAAGAACTCCCTGATTAATATGTTCATTTCGCTGTTGAAAATGTTCAAATAAATTAGTTACTATAATTTTCCCATTTTCAGTTAAATCATATTTTCCATCATCCTGTTTGATTATTAGACCTTCAGATACCATTTTTTTAAGCATAGGATATACAGAACCAGGTAAAAGCTTTTTCGATTGCACGTTATGATGTGGGTGTATATGATTGCCTTTACGTTGCCATTGAACCTGCAAATCATAATGTTTTTGGACATTGGCCATAATTTCTACACCATTACTAGGTCCAAATTCGCCTATTACGTGTAATATCCACATTCTTAATCCTCCAACCTCTGTCATTCCATATCCTCCTTTTTCATGTAATTTATGAGTTTTTTAAATTATTTTATTAGTTGATATAGCACTTTTTCCCTCAAAGTTTAAATTATAACTGTTACCACCCAGTTATAAATATCAAATTTTTAAATCAAAAATTTGATATAGATTTTTGATATCAAATAATTGATATTATATGACATATATACTTTGTGCTAATTCAAAGCTTTTAAAAATGTAATTGAAAAATAGAACTCTTCTGTTTATAAAATACTTTAAAAAAATAAGTTTAAAGTTTAATCCCTTATATATAGATTGAAAAAGGAATGAATTGCCCTTAAAAAAGACCATGATCCGTCTAAAATAAAAATAGTTGCAATAAAGAGGATTAACTGCATAGGTATGTTCCCAAAACTTTGAAGGGCACTTAAAACGGCAGGATTTGGAAGTATATATATTAAAACTCCTAAAATAAAAAATCCCATGATAATAGATATTGAACTTTGGAAAAATAGTCTTCCAATCAACTTTAAAGTTTTGAAGTTGTATATTTCCATGGAATACTCTAAAAGTGTTAAATTTTCAACCAGCTCATTTTCAAGGTCTTTTAATTTCTCATTTAAATTTAAGGCTTCTTTTAAATGAGATTTAATTTCATCATTTTCGAGTTCTTCCAGGTTATCATCAAAAACGTTTAAATCGTCACTGATTTTCATTAATTTAGACTCAATCATATAAACAGGCAATCTACTGTTCCTATCCATCTCTTTCATTTTATGCACATCATTTTTTCTTTTTGTGTGCATTTTCATTTCATCAGCTGTTTTTTCTTGTTCAGCTAAACTGTTAGTCTCTATTTTATCGATGTATTTTAAGAGCTTCTTTTTCTGGTTTTGTAGATGTTCAGATTTAGTTTTCAGCCCATCTTTCCAGTTTTTAATTAAGTAACTTATCTCAGCAGGTGATTTATCACTGACAATTTCTGTCCCCTTTAAATCCATTGAACCTTTATCATCTTCTTTAATAACCAGAATATATGTAAAAGACAGTAAGGAGAGGGTAGCATCAACCAATATAACCGTTAAAATAAAAACCATGAAATCAAGTCTGTTTTCCACACTAGAAAGAAAATTCAAGCTGTTAAAATAAAAAAATATCACTATATTTAGTATTATTGCACCTAAAAATAAAATTACAGCATATCCATTAATTCTATTCATTAGATATTTACTGATCTTATCGCTGTTCATTATAAATATGTATTTTTTAAGTCTATCCCTATCCATATTCTTTCTCCAAAAGATGACTAATTATTGATTTATTTAGAATTATGGTGTGTATAAAACTATTCTATTTTAAGTACTTTAAAAATATAGGGATTTTTATTATCATACAATAAGGAAAATAAGCTGATTTAGACCGAGATCTGATACATTAACTACTGTATTTTTTGTGGTTATAATAAAGTTTGATTATTATGCATCAAAATAAAAAAAAATAATTTTAAAAGTATTTGATTAATCATATTTAACTTTTTTAACTCACTATTAATGATACACCAAAAATTATAGAAATTAATATGAGTACTGGAGGTATAAACTTCTTTATAATCACTCTATCAATTCTACCTAATAAACTAACAATGCTACGCCTGAAATAAGCATGATGCCCATGGTCAAAGGCCCGTAGATTTTTTCAAAATTTTTGGGGTTAATTTTTTTAAGCAATTTAGGTCCTAAAAAGGCACCTACAACTGATCCGCATCCAAGGAGGAGTACCAGAGGTATATCAAGCCTTCCTAATAGTAAATATGTTCCTATACCTGTAACAGAGTTAAAGATAAGTACAAATATAGTTGTACCTACCACCATCATGGCAGGCAGGCCTAAACTATAAAGCCCTGCAGTAACTGGCGGTGTTCCGCTTAGTCCAAAAACTCCCGCCAGTATTCCACCTGCCACTCCGAAAAGAGAAGCTATAATCCTTTTAGGTCCAGTAAGTTTTGAAGATTCTTTTTTAACTTCATTTTTGTTTTTACGTCTTTTAAGCATACTTCTCAGTGTTGGAATCAGCATTATCAACATAAAAGCGCCTAAAATCTTTTTTAAAAGCACTGGAGGTATCATATTGGCAATATATGCCCCTATTACTGTACCCACTATTCCACCAATTCCTAAAATTAATCCTGTGCGAATATCTACATTACCTTCACGATAATGACTTAAGGCGCCTGCGGCAGTGGTGGGTAAAACGGATGCTAAAGATGTGGCCACAGCCACCTGCGGAGTTACACCAAAAATCAACGTCAAAACAGGTACATACAACCCTCCTCCGCCCCCACCTAAAGTGGACACGAAGAGGCCTATAAGAAATCCAAATAAAGGGATAAGAATTAAATTAAAATCAAACATTCAAATTACGCCTCATCCTTATTAAACTCTTTAATTTTCTGGTTGGGGTTATCGTTAAACAGGCCTCCATGGTAAGTTATCACATTCTCAACATCATATTTTTCAAACTTTTTAAGCGAAGCTGCGGCTGTTTTTGCATCTTCTTCTGTTAAAACCAAGTTATTTGTCCCGACAAGTTGTCCTTCAGAGATATTCATTGCATCTCCCACTATGAGAGTTTTAGTTGCTTTATGGTACAAGCATATGTGTCCTGGTGTATGGCCTGGAGTGTGAATGACTATAATTCCTCCGCAGTCTGCAAGCTCTTCTCCATCAGCCAAAGTTATATCAACTGG is drawn from Methanobacterium bryantii and contains these coding sequences:
- a CDS encoding nuclease-related domain-containing protein, which produces MGYLICDNCDIYYEADEDFNDLDTCENCGNKLKFYSSFDDYYNKKNETQREKIAVGKGYAEKKSSKYNFILIIGAIFCLIGLFGFIVTFLSLLILIIGTGLIYYGYNSGKSWNKGIKGEFIVAEYLNQLPEDYFVFNDVKFPGSYGNLDHVVVGPTGIYVIETKNYEGFFLVKGNEFFYKNGNRVKKAMGQPGKQVMSNSMSLRKFLEDNGMDMGGVWINSIVTLINRNFKIEQIPQHYNVLFPSTIPQFILNSKRNIDRDILKEAALLIEPYCIELSCVNI
- a CDS encoding MFS transporter; protein product: MGLFGIAGGISTVVGPTMGGFITDSLGWQWIFFVNVPIGIIALSLIIPYLPEFRAIVKEKVMDYLGIITFTGTITSFLAALTFSQLNTVISQALLDLLWIFAVIMFSGFIYAERKAKEPVLPLYLFKNSVFTISSVSVFLSGATTLASTVYILLFLQSVQGLSPSSSGAYLTPLMFTMIIAAILSGQIISKTGTYKKLALISFAISAVGMFLLSTMTQNTSNLEIIIYEIIAGISAGLAMPLFIIAAQNAVAKRDLGAVTSSSMYIEQLGSVIGLAVLGTVVNMTLNLNLQNTTVHVSSSLLATAVHNVFVIAAVLNIMGLLLCFFLKDIYMSDEMEEEKIGCEDALESV
- a CDS encoding MFS transporter, which gives rise to MNTEDNVLKHFKLIFSGLMISLLIVSLDSTITTTAMPQIIASLGGLQYYVWPVTIYLTAVIISAMLSGKLSDFYGSKKILTGALLVFIFGSVLCGFSQNMTELILFRALQGLGAGVIVTVPKKNHR
- a CDS encoding PadR family transcriptional regulator, which codes for MTEVGGLRMWILHVIGEFGPSNGVEIMANVQKHYDLQVQWQRKGNHIHPHHNVQSKKLLPGSVYPMLKKMVSEGLIIKQDDGKYDLTENGKIIVTNLFEHFQQRNEHINQGVLSVENSLEAMNWHASYMEELDKEEIAPHEESIELLIERLKKIKESLK
- a CDS encoding sulfite exporter TauE/SafE family protein gives rise to the protein MFDFNLILIPLFGFLIGLFVSTLGGGGGGLYVPVLTLIFGVTPQVAVATSLASVLPTTAAGALSHYREGNVDIRTGLILGIGGIVGTVIGAYIANMIPPVLLKKILGAFMLIMLIPTLRSMLKRRKNKNEVKKESSKLTGPKRIIASLFGVAGGILAGVFGLSGTPPVTAGLYSLGLPAMMVVGTTIFVLIFNSVTGIGTYLLLGRLDIPLVLLLGCGSVVGAFLGPKLLKKINPKNFEKIYGPLTMGIMLISGVALLVY